In Stieleria varia, one genomic interval encodes:
- a CDS encoding GspE/PulE family protein yields MASNTNEVSRTNRPTEVNGRYSRADAATVDEPIDLAEQRKLIVDRLLHLQPKTDAYATEFVDQILQFAARVRTSDLHLQPTLTGFEVRFRNDGVLQPLGEFPVGASSSIVSRLKVIANLLTYRSDIPQEGRIAAPSDATEVRVSTYPTLHGERAVLRFFGHGNRFKKLDELGHSPDVTEMIRDCLAETSGAMLICGPAGSGKSTTLYACLRHLVSTTGGARNLMTLEDPIEVPVPGASQSQVNVAAGFDLNTGLRSLLRQDPEVIMIGEIRDPETAEIAIQASLTGQLMVTTFHADSSVTAVSRLLDMGIEPYLLRSGVIGILCQRLLRLVCECADQSTDQNDFCGLPIERTAIARGCERCNDSGYQGRKVISEFLSLKDSALADAILDTKDSRATYRIAVESGMKSLWERATELVREGKTTAQEVRRVLGMTMRI; encoded by the coding sequence GTGGCATCCAATACGAATGAAGTCAGCCGGACGAATCGTCCGACAGAAGTGAACGGTAGATATTCACGTGCGGATGCAGCAACTGTCGATGAACCAATCGATTTGGCTGAGCAGCGTAAGTTGATCGTCGATCGGTTGTTGCATTTGCAGCCCAAGACGGATGCTTACGCGACCGAGTTTGTCGATCAAATCCTGCAGTTCGCCGCGCGGGTGCGGACCAGCGATTTGCATCTCCAGCCGACGCTGACTGGATTTGAAGTGCGGTTTCGAAACGACGGCGTGTTGCAGCCGCTGGGAGAGTTTCCCGTCGGTGCGAGTTCTTCGATCGTTTCGCGGTTGAAGGTGATCGCCAACCTGTTGACTTATCGAAGTGATATTCCACAGGAAGGCCGTATCGCGGCGCCGAGTGATGCGACAGAAGTCCGCGTGAGCACTTATCCGACATTGCATGGCGAGCGTGCCGTGCTGCGATTCTTTGGCCACGGAAACCGATTCAAGAAACTCGACGAGCTGGGACACTCGCCGGATGTCACCGAGATGATTCGCGATTGCTTGGCCGAAACGAGCGGTGCGATGCTGATCTGCGGTCCGGCCGGCAGTGGCAAGTCGACGACGTTGTACGCTTGTTTGCGACATCTCGTTTCGACCACCGGCGGCGCTCGCAATCTGATGACGTTGGAGGATCCGATCGAAGTGCCCGTGCCTGGGGCATCACAAAGTCAAGTCAATGTGGCGGCCGGATTCGATCTGAACACGGGATTGAGATCACTGCTGAGGCAGGATCCGGAGGTCATCATGATCGGCGAAATACGCGATCCCGAGACCGCTGAGATTGCGATCCAGGCTTCGTTGACGGGCCAGTTGATGGTCACCACATTCCATGCCGACAGCTCCGTCACTGCAGTCAGTCGTCTGTTGGACATGGGCATCGAACCCTATTTGTTGCGCAGTGGCGTGATCGGAATTCTGTGTCAGCGGTTGTTGCGATTGGTCTGCGAGTGTGCAGATCAATCCACAGACCAGAATGACTTCTGTGGATTACCGATCGAGCGAACGGCGATCGCGCGGGGTTGTGAGCGATGCAATGATTCAGGGTACCAAGGCCGAAAGGTGATCAGTGAGTTCCTGTCGCTCAAGGATTCCGCCTTGGCCGACGCGATCTTGGACACCAAGGACAGTCGAGCGACGTATCGAATCGCGGTCGAATCGGGCATGAAATCGCTATGGGAACGAGCCACCGAGTTGGTCCGTGAGGGAAAGACGACGGCACAAGAAGTCCGCCGAGTGCTCGGGATGACGATGCGAATCTGA
- a CDS encoding type II secretion system F family protein, producing MNQDTVFANRIKHQTLSTLCERVGVAFDVGLDPHRVFAREAEKRGSRYSRHMQSVADHVSRGGSLADAVKAQGNYFPSNFADMIEGGERTGQLDRVLGRLADYYQQLADFRKLFVSSILWPVVQLVLAVLIVGLLIYLPSVIVPENSEASRDLLGFGLVGVSGLITYIVYVGIACLVLFALVMLGKNGHFGFAADWAARLPWIGNVFSVFPEARFVQTLSMAIESGIDAWTAVDLSFRAAGTPQFASRAEPAKESILQGKEIHDVLQNTQLFQRETIEAVQLGEESGRLAETLDKHFRHLQSQVRSSMATITYVASALIWMIIAAALMVIIFRVFSLYVDNIGSAAQGAMDRANR from the coding sequence TTGAACCAAGACACCGTGTTCGCAAATCGCATCAAACACCAAACTCTCAGCACACTCTGTGAACGTGTCGGCGTTGCTTTTGACGTCGGCCTGGACCCCCACCGCGTGTTTGCTCGTGAGGCCGAGAAACGGGGCAGCCGTTACAGTCGACATATGCAGTCCGTGGCGGACCACGTCAGTCGCGGCGGATCGCTCGCGGATGCGGTGAAGGCGCAGGGCAACTATTTTCCGTCTAACTTTGCGGACATGATCGAGGGTGGCGAACGGACTGGTCAACTGGATCGTGTCTTGGGGAGATTGGCAGACTACTACCAACAGCTGGCAGATTTCCGAAAGCTCTTTGTCAGTTCCATTCTTTGGCCGGTCGTTCAATTGGTGCTGGCCGTCCTGATCGTCGGCCTCCTGATCTATTTGCCGTCGGTCATTGTTCCTGAGAATTCGGAAGCCAGTCGCGATCTGCTCGGATTTGGACTCGTCGGCGTGTCCGGGTTGATCACGTACATCGTCTATGTCGGTATCGCGTGTTTGGTGTTGTTTGCGTTGGTGATGTTGGGCAAGAACGGACACTTTGGGTTCGCCGCTGACTGGGCAGCGAGACTGCCATGGATCGGCAATGTATTCTCGGTCTTTCCCGAAGCCCGATTTGTGCAAACGCTTTCTATGGCGATCGAGTCGGGCATTGACGCGTGGACAGCGGTGGATCTTTCGTTTCGAGCCGCCGGGACGCCCCAGTTTGCCAGCCGAGCCGAACCGGCCAAAGAATCGATTCTGCAAGGGAAAGAAATTCACGATGTCTTGCAGAACACTCAATTGTTTCAGCGAGAGACGATCGAAGCGGTGCAGCTTGGTGAAGAATCGGGTCGTTTGGCGGAAACTCTCGACAAACACTTTCGTCATTTGCAGAGTCAAGTTCGATCGTCGATGGCAACGATCACTTACGTGGCGTCCGCATTGATTTGGATGATCATCGCAGCCGCGCTGATGGTGATCATCTTCAGGGTGTTTTCACTTTATGTGGACAACATCGGTAGTGCCGCGCAAGGTGCGATGGATCGGGCAAACCGTTGA
- a CDS encoding ISKra4 family transposase, whose translation MSVEHSSDIDNPTSSSFPQSPEQIAEKLQQCGDTIREHVVNASKCGQSFDETERAVWNLVLKTGFLAMELFTKLQGKGDLGDQAVSESGKTLRRSEKPTDTVVRSIFGEHAFQQYTYSPGKNKRIELHPISARMQLPEHRWSYLLQEFSQMFCVESAFNQAADNLELVFGAKFSIDTLEQTSQRMGVQADAFLDDLPTPKKKDEAELLVASADCKGVPLIKDDAAKVAAFETAKKRPGNRRMATVTSAYTVDPYVRTAEQIVAALFRDDKEPGTQSRKSKKKRPRPKHKHTSAHFPATFVDDDTEVPISGIHEGIAWLADQVSVRRKKLQVIILLMDGQQSLWEVAQLHLGDDPLVVPILDIIHVATYVWEASSLFEKSSEKRAAFTRERLLKILRGEVNGVIRGLRRMGSLGKLKGDKLKDLRRICGYFEKHKDRMRYDEYLAAGYPIASGVIEGACGHLVKDRMERSGMRWTLEAARSMLNVRAVFQSDYWDKFCKQRVTELSESTHPNRNMVCHYTPLTMAC comes from the coding sequence ATGAGCGTCGAACATTCAAGCGATATTGACAACCCCACTTCGTCTTCTTTTCCGCAGTCGCCCGAGCAAATCGCCGAGAAACTGCAGCAGTGCGGCGACACCATCCGAGAACACGTCGTCAATGCTTCTAAATGCGGCCAGTCTTTCGATGAAACAGAGCGTGCCGTGTGGAATCTTGTCTTGAAAACCGGCTTTCTGGCGATGGAGCTCTTCACCAAACTCCAAGGCAAGGGGGACCTTGGTGATCAAGCGGTCAGCGAATCAGGCAAAACACTGCGACGCAGCGAGAAACCGACCGACACGGTGGTTCGGTCGATTTTCGGTGAACACGCCTTTCAACAGTACACCTACAGCCCGGGAAAGAACAAGAGAATCGAACTGCATCCGATCAGCGCCCGCATGCAACTGCCGGAGCACCGCTGGTCGTACCTGCTCCAAGAGTTCTCCCAAATGTTCTGCGTCGAATCCGCATTCAACCAGGCCGCTGATAATCTCGAACTCGTTTTCGGAGCGAAATTCTCGATCGACACGCTCGAACAGACCAGCCAGAGAATGGGGGTCCAGGCCGATGCCTTTCTGGACGACTTGCCCACGCCCAAAAAGAAGGATGAAGCCGAGCTTCTCGTCGCTTCGGCCGACTGCAAGGGCGTTCCCTTGATCAAAGACGATGCCGCCAAAGTTGCTGCTTTTGAGACAGCAAAGAAACGGCCCGGAAACCGTCGCATGGCAACGGTCACGAGTGCTTACACCGTCGATCCCTATGTTCGCACAGCCGAGCAAATTGTCGCTGCCTTGTTCCGTGATGACAAAGAACCCGGCACGCAATCACGCAAGAGCAAAAAGAAACGACCGCGGCCAAAGCACAAGCACACATCGGCTCACTTTCCCGCGACCTTCGTGGACGACGATACGGAGGTTCCCATCAGCGGTATCCACGAGGGGATCGCATGGCTCGCAGATCAAGTCAGTGTCCGCCGAAAGAAACTCCAAGTGATCATTCTGTTAATGGACGGTCAGCAGAGCCTCTGGGAAGTCGCGCAGTTACACTTAGGCGACGATCCATTAGTGGTGCCAATCTTGGACATCATTCACGTAGCGACTTACGTGTGGGAGGCTTCGTCATTGTTCGAGAAATCCAGCGAAAAGCGAGCAGCGTTTACGCGGGAGCGATTGCTGAAAATCCTGCGTGGTGAGGTCAACGGGGTGATCCGAGGGCTACGTCGAATGGGTTCGCTTGGGAAACTCAAGGGCGATAAACTCAAAGACCTTCGACGCATCTGTGGTTACTTCGAGAAACACAAGGATCGGATGCGTTACGACGAATATCTTGCTGCAGGCTACCCGATTGCCTCGGGTGTGATCGAAGGCGCGTGCGGGCACTTGGTAAAGGACCGCATGGAACGAAGCGGGATGCGTTGGACGCTGGAAGCTGCACGGAGCATGCTCAACGTGCGGGCGGTATTTCAGAGTGACTACTGGGATAAATTCTGCAAACAGCGAGTCACGGAGTTGAGCGAGAGCACCCATCCAAACCGTAACATGGTCTGCCACTACACTCCGCTTACCATGGCATGTTAA
- a CDS encoding PQQ-binding-like beta-propeller repeat protein has protein sequence MTLKSSSALLCIFTLLCIVATATQAESPTPGVWGQFRGPQGMGVASSDSVGLNFETPAFRTPLRGVGWSSPVTDGQRVWLTSAIVTEATQEQRKAKLAKVQMANMKDVAGSIELLAQCVDATSGEILFEKSLGKIGDPNPIHPMNSYASPTPALVGDRLICHFGGYGTWCLDATTGETIWTQRLVVDDSVGPGSSPIVVDDIVLLVCDGIDKQFVAGVSLSEGEVLWQTPRPKMRTPNGEFQKAYCTPLIIEVDGETQAVIPGAQWIVAYDPATGREHWRADHGSGFSVTPMPIYAGGLVVFSTGYITPELVAVDPTGRGDVTQTHVRWRINRGVPAKPSPISDGQLVYLVSDDGIVTAVSLADGASRWRKRIGGTFSASPLLSGDKLFIANHDGEITVFRAGGEYQEIKTADLGEQVMASPVPVGSDLLIRTKAALYRFANP, from the coding sequence ATGACTTTGAAATCTTCCAGTGCCCTGCTCTGCATCTTCACGCTTTTATGCATTGTTGCGACGGCAACGCAAGCGGAGTCACCGACGCCGGGCGTGTGGGGGCAGTTTCGCGGGCCGCAAGGGATGGGCGTCGCGTCAAGCGACTCGGTGGGCCTGAATTTCGAAACGCCGGCCTTCCGCACACCGCTGCGTGGCGTCGGGTGGTCTTCGCCGGTGACCGACGGGCAGCGGGTTTGGTTGACATCGGCGATCGTCACCGAAGCGACGCAGGAGCAGCGCAAGGCGAAGCTGGCCAAAGTGCAAATGGCAAACATGAAGGATGTGGCGGGTTCCATCGAGTTGCTGGCACAGTGCGTCGATGCCACCAGCGGCGAGATTCTGTTTGAGAAATCTCTCGGCAAGATCGGAGATCCCAACCCCATTCATCCGATGAACAGTTACGCATCCCCGACGCCTGCCTTGGTAGGCGATCGACTCATTTGCCACTTCGGTGGATACGGCACTTGGTGTTTGGATGCAACAACGGGTGAAACGATTTGGACGCAACGACTGGTGGTCGACGATAGTGTTGGACCTGGCAGCAGCCCGATCGTGGTCGACGACATTGTGCTGTTGGTGTGTGACGGTATCGACAAGCAGTTCGTCGCGGGGGTCTCGCTGTCTGAGGGCGAAGTCCTCTGGCAGACACCGCGGCCCAAGATGCGCACGCCCAATGGCGAATTCCAGAAAGCTTACTGCACGCCGCTGATCATCGAGGTTGATGGTGAAACGCAAGCCGTCATTCCCGGTGCACAATGGATCGTCGCGTACGATCCTGCGACAGGTCGTGAGCACTGGCGTGCCGATCACGGTTCGGGTTTCAGTGTCACACCGATGCCGATCTACGCGGGTGGATTGGTTGTATTTTCTACCGGCTACATCACCCCCGAGCTGGTCGCCGTTGATCCGACCGGTCGCGGGGACGTCACACAAACCCATGTGCGTTGGCGAATCAATCGAGGCGTTCCCGCCAAACCGTCGCCGATCAGCGACGGTCAATTGGTGTACTTGGTCAGTGACGATGGGATCGTTACCGCGGTGTCGTTGGCCGACGGGGCATCACGATGGCGAAAGCGGATTGGCGGAACGTTTTCGGCATCGCCGTTGCTTTCTGGGGATAAGCTGTTCATCGCCAATCACGATGGCGAAATCACGGTCTTCCGTGCCGGCGGCGAATACCAGGAAATCAAAACGGCTGATCTCGGGGAGCAGGTCATGGCGAGTCCTGTTCCGGTCGGCAGCGACTTGCTGATCCGCACGAAAGCAGCCTTGTATCGATTTGCCAATCCGTGA
- a CDS encoding FkbM family methyltransferase yields the protein MRKVLFDLGAHHGESLEPLAIRLGIDSDWEIHLFEPNPECFLVERMRGSKLGTERDIQVHNAAVWIEDGRIQFSQQNHRLARNRSPTDGRSEIDGWGSAITSLESHHPALLPPIAVPCVDFAEMLRSYSPADHIVVKMDIEGAEFPVLRHLIAEGVIDRIKLLFIEWHVRLLKSETQNSRRQLEQQLRQSGVRLLPWS from the coding sequence ATGCGAAAAGTCTTGTTCGATCTTGGGGCGCATCACGGCGAGTCACTTGAACCGCTAGCGATCCGATTGGGGATCGATAGCGATTGGGAGATACATCTATTCGAGCCGAATCCCGAGTGCTTTCTCGTGGAGCGAATGCGTGGCTCGAAACTGGGCACGGAACGGGACATCCAAGTACACAACGCCGCCGTTTGGATCGAGGACGGACGAATTCAGTTTTCGCAACAAAACCATCGTCTTGCGAGAAACCGATCGCCCACCGATGGGCGAAGCGAGATCGATGGTTGGGGCAGTGCAATCACGTCACTGGAAAGTCACCATCCGGCGTTGTTGCCGCCCATTGCAGTTCCTTGCGTCGACTTTGCGGAAATGCTTCGGTCCTATTCACCGGCGGATCACATCGTGGTCAAAATGGACATCGAGGGAGCGGAGTTTCCTGTGCTTCGTCACTTGATCGCGGAAGGCGTGATCGATCGAATCAAACTGCTTTTCATCGAGTGGCATGTCCGCTTACTCAAGAGTGAAACACAAAATTCCCGTCGGCAATTGGAACAGCAGCTACGACAATCGGGAGTGCGGCTTTTGCCCTGGAGTTGA
- a CDS encoding PQQ-binding-like beta-propeller repeat protein encodes MPLREIHRLLFVPMILATMAYCAPAQSTRNAFLPDGVSELGWPTMRGPHLNGHSDEIHLADAWPPSGPPVLWTRRLGQSYSSVTTAHDRVFTQYQTLAGQYVLCMDAASGDTIWEHRYGWAYEATGLYPGPRSTPTVADHRVYFTSPDAVVGCLSWDGVLLWSVDLAERFGSRGTEFGYACSPVIEQGHVLLPLGGKNASMVALDAATGRVAWHSGDEPASYASALPIRVGQQTQVVGYMQHALCGFDLLTGNELWKVSLSRGYDEHSSWPLYREPHLWISAPFQAGWQLFKVLPSEGDRAASIQRVMQGDNMSNDVASSVLVDGYVYGFDLAEAQSKAHRPSRGQFRCIDFMTGETQWENGSLKVRRSTDFDENAKTQTVGHASVVVADDKLILLSDLGELILAKANPSRYEELGRVSVLGGEIGWAAPALHRGCLYVRNQERLVCLHLGEEAFISPTVRENAIPLSELSGRYWDWSVVLGVEPEYAMDPPTSRWLVNWFIAISGCFLAAALATVGVAVVKRRRISGKWYRGVFAGWAFAACLVSGGVISLVTNDFVFTWPGCLFVALTVAIYLSKSSRRLAKTEQSKSRSRGDLYGVLIFLATCWGYFLVCRRLSLVTQWVFLFGSVTGNPPVNMPW; translated from the coding sequence ATGCCTCTTCGCGAAATCCATCGATTGCTGTTTGTGCCCATGATCTTGGCGACGATGGCTTATTGCGCACCAGCACAATCAACCCGTAATGCATTCCTGCCCGATGGAGTCTCCGAGTTGGGGTGGCCGACGATGCGAGGACCACACCTCAACGGCCACAGCGATGAGATTCATCTTGCCGACGCTTGGCCGCCATCAGGGCCACCGGTGTTGTGGACTCGACGGCTGGGGCAAAGCTATTCGTCGGTCACGACGGCGCATGATCGTGTTTTCACACAGTATCAGACGCTTGCCGGGCAGTACGTTCTGTGCATGGATGCCGCATCAGGGGACACGATTTGGGAGCACCGCTACGGTTGGGCTTACGAAGCAACCGGTTTGTACCCGGGGCCGCGCAGTACGCCGACGGTCGCCGATCATCGCGTCTACTTCACCAGCCCCGACGCGGTTGTCGGATGTCTCAGTTGGGATGGTGTGCTTTTATGGTCCGTTGACTTGGCCGAACGTTTCGGTTCTCGCGGAACGGAATTCGGGTACGCGTGCAGTCCCGTCATCGAACAGGGACACGTTTTGTTGCCGCTGGGAGGAAAGAACGCCAGCATGGTTGCCTTGGACGCGGCCACAGGTCGCGTAGCGTGGCATTCAGGTGACGAACCGGCCAGTTATGCATCCGCGTTGCCCATTCGTGTCGGACAGCAAACACAGGTTGTCGGCTACATGCAACACGCCTTGTGTGGATTCGATCTGCTCACTGGTAATGAGTTGTGGAAGGTCAGTCTGTCGCGAGGGTACGACGAGCACTCTTCTTGGCCGTTGTACCGGGAACCTCATCTGTGGATCTCCGCGCCCTTTCAGGCCGGATGGCAATTGTTCAAGGTCCTGCCAAGCGAGGGCGACAGGGCAGCGAGCATCCAGCGTGTGATGCAGGGAGACAACATGTCCAACGATGTTGCATCCAGCGTTCTGGTGGATGGGTATGTCTACGGGTTTGATTTGGCGGAAGCACAATCCAAAGCACACCGTCCGTCGCGCGGACAGTTTCGCTGCATTGATTTTATGACAGGTGAAACCCAGTGGGAAAACGGTTCGCTGAAAGTTCGCCGCAGCACGGATTTTGACGAGAACGCAAAGACGCAAACCGTGGGTCACGCGAGCGTTGTGGTTGCCGATGACAAATTGATTTTGCTCAGCGATCTGGGAGAGTTGATTCTCGCGAAGGCGAACCCATCGCGTTACGAAGAGTTGGGACGCGTGTCGGTATTGGGGGGCGAGATCGGTTGGGCGGCTCCCGCGTTACACCGGGGATGCCTGTATGTTCGCAATCAAGAACGATTGGTTTGTCTGCATCTTGGCGAGGAGGCATTCATCAGTCCGACGGTTCGTGAGAATGCGATTCCTCTATCGGAGCTTTCCGGACGCTACTGGGACTGGAGTGTGGTTCTGGGTGTGGAACCGGAGTACGCGATGGACCCGCCGACAAGCCGTTGGTTGGTGAATTGGTTCATCGCGATTAGCGGCTGTTTCTTGGCGGCTGCGTTGGCCACGGTAGGAGTTGCCGTTGTGAAACGCCGAAGGATCTCGGGGAAGTGGTATCGAGGAGTCTTTGCCGGATGGGCTTTTGCCGCATGTCTTGTTTCGGGCGGCGTGATCAGCTTGGTGACGAATGATTTTGTGTTCACTTGGCCGGGGTGTTTGTTTGTCGCGTTGACGGTCGCGATTTACTTGAGCAAGTCATCGCGACGCTTGGCGAAAACAGAGCAATCGAAGTCGAGATCACGTGGGGATCTGTACGGAGTGCTGATTTTTCTTGCGACGTGTTGGGGGTATTTTCTGGTCTGTCGTCGGCTGAGCTTGGTCACGCAGTGGGTGTTCTTGTTTGGGAGTGTGACCGGCAACCCGCCGGTTAACATGCCATGGTAA
- a CDS encoding ANTAR domain-containing response regulator — MAVQGESLSVCIADDDQEMRERLKECLTGLGHHVVSASDSGAGLLQSCARHRPDFVVTDVVMSDMDGFSVVAKIYRQRPLPLIIVSKFDDQEFFQRASREHILAYLVKPIDKRNLAAAITIARARFDELYLLQREFQNLRQALEDRKMIERAKGVMMRDWGLTEQEAFTRLKLTARSGNQKMIDVARTILLASGACGTA, encoded by the coding sequence ATGGCTGTTCAGGGCGAAAGTTTATCGGTTTGCATTGCGGACGATGATCAAGAGATGCGTGAGCGATTGAAGGAATGTCTTACCGGCTTAGGGCATCATGTGGTTTCCGCGTCTGATTCTGGCGCTGGTTTGCTGCAAAGCTGTGCCCGGCACAGACCAGATTTTGTCGTCACCGACGTGGTGATGTCAGACATGGACGGATTCAGTGTGGTTGCAAAAATCTATCGACAACGCCCGCTACCATTGATCATCGTATCGAAGTTTGATGATCAAGAGTTCTTTCAGCGTGCCAGTCGTGAACACATTCTCGCCTATCTTGTGAAGCCCATTGACAAGAGGAACCTGGCCGCGGCGATCACGATCGCGAGGGCCCGTTTCGATGAGTTGTATCTTTTGCAGAGAGAGTTTCAGAATCTGCGTCAGGCATTGGAGGATCGAAAGATGATCGAGCGAGCAAAGGGAGTGATGATGCGTGATTGGGGATTGACGGAACAGGAAGCATTCACGCGATTGAAGTTGACGGCACGAAGTGGCAATCAAAAGATGATCGACGTGGCACGGACGATTTTGTTAGCAAGTGGTGCATGTGGGACCGCGTAG
- a CDS encoding glycosyltransferase: MTRILYAWEWGAGVGHIARFAPIAQRLKQDGNQIAVALRSHSHVDSFFPSDQYEIYQAPVTPDRPPRSIRHPRTLASLSWNLGYCSKERVGSLVKRWIELVHGISPDVIISDFGIGAAIAGAAMQIPQMRLGTGYECPPPQSPLAEIRLAGFPSSVCERDVEDQILNWITTALRESGFHGHSISCFADLIGDQALLSTVGELDHYERATPESSYLGIWDHGDGPPAQWPSNELPRVFAYLKPHPNVPQLLREITRHGYQVAVASDVLKMQRLIPSDLSTVRLQSQLVSLEQIADDCQFAITNGNHGTTLRLLSYGLPILACPLFIEQQVTSQRIAHLGLGRQASLNSVGQFSSAIQQMNNHQIKETVRCFSNRNSDSLDALALDRALTQLQGFLNT; the protein is encoded by the coding sequence ATGACCAGAATCCTTTACGCGTGGGAATGGGGAGCCGGGGTCGGACACATTGCGAGGTTCGCGCCGATCGCGCAGCGTCTGAAACAGGACGGCAACCAGATCGCCGTCGCACTACGATCGCATTCGCATGTCGACTCCTTTTTCCCGTCCGATCAATACGAGATCTATCAAGCCCCGGTCACACCGGACAGGCCGCCTCGATCGATCCGCCATCCTCGAACGTTGGCGTCTCTGTCGTGGAACTTGGGTTACTGCAGCAAAGAGCGGGTCGGGTCTCTGGTCAAACGTTGGATTGAATTGGTGCACGGCATTTCACCCGACGTCATCATCTCCGATTTTGGCATCGGGGCGGCAATTGCTGGAGCAGCGATGCAGATTCCACAAATGCGTCTGGGAACAGGCTACGAGTGTCCGCCACCTCAATCACCGCTGGCGGAAATTCGCTTGGCAGGTTTTCCCAGCTCTGTCTGCGAGCGTGACGTCGAAGATCAAATTCTCAACTGGATCACCACCGCGTTGCGTGAAAGTGGCTTCCATGGACACAGCATTTCCTGCTTCGCGGACTTGATCGGCGACCAAGCACTGCTGTCCACTGTTGGAGAGTTGGATCACTACGAGCGGGCGACTCCTGAAAGCAGCTATCTTGGGATTTGGGACCATGGTGATGGCCCGCCCGCGCAATGGCCTTCCAACGAACTGCCCCGTGTCTTTGCCTATCTAAAACCGCACCCCAATGTCCCCCAATTGCTACGTGAAATCACTCGTCATGGCTATCAAGTCGCGGTCGCGTCCGATGTCTTGAAGATGCAGCGTTTGATTCCGTCTGATCTTTCGACGGTTCGCTTGCAAAGCCAACTGGTTTCTCTTGAGCAGATAGCTGACGACTGCCAATTCGCCATCACCAACGGTAACCACGGCACAACACTTCGCTTGCTCAGCTACGGGTTACCCATCCTGGCGTGCCCTCTGTTCATCGAGCAACAGGTGACCTCGCAACGCATTGCTCATTTGGGACTCGGACGCCAAGCAAGCCTGAATTCAGTGGGACAATTCAGTTCGGCCATCCAACAAATGAACAATCACCAAATCAAAGAGACCGTCAGATGTTTTTCGAATCGAAATTCGGACTCCCTGGATGCTCTCGCCTTGGACCGGGCTCTCACACAACTCCAAGGGTTCCTCAACACATGA